In Candidatus Methylomirabilis sp., a single window of DNA contains:
- a CDS encoding carboxypeptidase-like regulatory domain-containing protein: MESTRGTPVSGAVISVFGKGMGNGGFVTLTDSAGQFVLPRLPAGSYTLRALDSGHVPYPARRFTVLPDRDATFTLSLTPIGETASPAKAAPSAPGQTQAEDEDAAAIREWRWLLRHKRRSVLRIAPRTRCPWAPCGWRTRCPSTRGRRCSPSWGARWSW, translated from the coding sequence GTGGAGAGCACTCGCGGGACGCCGGTGTCGGGCGCGGTGATCTCGGTCTTCGGCAAGGGGATGGGCAACGGAGGGTTCGTCACCCTCACCGACAGCGCGGGCCAGTTCGTGCTCCCGCGGCTGCCCGCCGGGTCCTACACCCTGCGCGCGCTCGACAGCGGGCACGTCCCCTACCCGGCGCGGAGGTTCACGGTCCTCCCCGACCGCGACGCGACCTTCACCCTCAGCCTGACCCCGATCGGGGAGACGGCCTCTCCCGCCAAGGCCGCCCCGAGCGCCCCGGGGCAGACCCAGGCGGAGGACGAGGACGCGGCGGCGATCCGGGAGTGGCGCTGGCTGCTGCGGCACAAGCGCCGCTCGGTCCTGAGGATCGCTCCGAGGACCCGCTGCCCGTGGGCACCTTGCGGGTGGCGGACGCGCTGCCCCTCCACCCGGGGGCGACGTTGTTCTCCGAGCTGGGGGGCACGGTGGAGCTGGTG